The genome window AGAGAATCATATATTACTTAGAAATGATACATTACTCaaatacgtacttacgtacCTGTCTTATGTGTTTTACTTTACGAGCATTCTACATTCTAAATCACTGACTTCTCTActttcgttttcgatttttatcgttcgttGACATGCGGAAGAGTTTTCGATTCTTCACAATTTCGCTAATTCGTACACTCAATGAAACCTGTATAATATATTCCTCAATCGTTCTTAAATTTCGCGATATCATATACCCAACGCAGAACGACTTTtcctaaaaagaaaaaaaaagaacgaagaaggaaatggaaagaaaagaaataaaaaagagagaataacATGCATAGCATTTACGCTTGTATAATATCTATTACGATTCAAAGAGATGGGAACGGTGCGGAAGTAAAGATCGAACGTTCGATCGACGCTTGTGCACTTGTAACGCACAAGCGATCTCGTGCGACCTAGGAAATGCATGGATTGGTCTGCGTAATCTCATTGACTTTGTGACCGCGTCTACGAATGCTGTAGCGTAGGCATTACGACACCATGCACACACACCGGAAAGATTTTTCAGAACGACGACGGTCTTGGTACAAGGAACTTTCGATCGCGATGGATGGTTCCGGTGCCGTGGAACTTGGAAAGTTTCTCCGCGACGAtgcaaataaaagatacaaaaggGAGGGAGACCGGTAACTTTGTACGGTAACAGAAAAGCCGATAGTAGACACTCTGCATCATCCGGGACAGATTATTGACAAAGATTCGAGTGGAATTTAAATGAGTACATATAATCTTGTGACGCGTTGCGCAACATAAGGCATTTCTATGTAGTCCACTTCCGATGAAAGTTACATTTACAATTCCACAACATGATGTACCGGTTAATACGGCGATAAATTTAGATGTCACCGTTACTACAGCTCTTCATGGTGATTTCTCTGATCGAATATGCATATGGAATATGGAAATAGCAAggctatataattatacatatgtataattattctcTACAGAGGAATGTAACATATTCTCTACAGAGGAATGCCATTTACCTGCTTCTGTTTGTAACTAATGACTTTGACTAATTTGGCGTTAATAAcaatggaaaaatgaaatgcGATAGAATACCGTTGATTTAACGTTTAAGTAGAAAATTCAAACGCTGCATGGGAATAGCggaagatagaagaaaatttgtcgAATATTCGTAAGAAACGTAGTCCCAGTTtccttattttcaataatgttGATTAAACGGGTATTATTTTCTACGTGGCTCCTCTTTTCCTTCAGGAATTCGATAAAGTTTTATCAGGGAGGAACATGGCTTAGGTGGTGGAAGTAATTTGTCGCACCCCTGTGAAATTACGGTCTAGTAATTACGATGAAGTTACGGTCTTATTTTAGTTACAACTCTGTTTCTCATTAGAATTGTGCTGTAAATTGCAGGAAAAGTTCTTCGTTAACGTAACTAGttaaatatcttctttaaGGCTGTCAATTTCACGATATTACGATCTTACGAATTTTCCACTTCGTTTCATCTCagtatcgtttcattttttgattaatttatgTTCCATTCTTTTCACGATGCAATAAGAGCAAGAGGGTGCGAGCAAGTAAAACGCAAACTCGAGATGCGTGCGTGTTGACAGAACCAATATTAACGCAATGTTGACGATCATTTCTAGTGCAAACAAGGTAGAGTCTATCGTCGAACGTGACTGATCGTATAGAATGAAGGATTGCATATTCCCTTCACGTTGCAACGCGTTGTATACTGGTATGGAATGCTAGAGATTTTGCAAATCTATAAGAAAGGGACAGACAgcggaaatataaaatacgccATTAGACAGGCATGCGACAGTTTCTATCCACATATTTGTGTCGTGCtaaaaaattggaagattCCTGTTCCGGTTGTTTTGCGAGCTTGAAACGAAACTTTTCTCGAGAGTATTCCTACTTCCTATATTACggatgtattataaatttacattttccatgAAGATATTCCATTTGCTCGATTTTGTTGACACGTATAGCAAGTTTATACGTTTACGTAGAAAGTGAAGGGGAATATCAGAAATGTATGCGCTGTACAGCAAATAAGAGATGTTTCGTcatttgcaaaagaaaaaaaaaaaagaaggaaactaAGTCAGTACGAAATCAAAGGTTCAAATGTTTCATCATACGTGTAGCAAACTCGTTCGCATTCttgttacattattatatcaGGCAACCATATGAACGTTTTgcaataaaaacaataataatagcCCCCGTATCTTTCTAATTAAAACAAGAAAGTAtagctttattattttaacgttGATACGTTTGCTTTCAAACGTCACTTTCGAATCTATTCATATAGTATTCTCGTTACTTAGTTCACAAAGATTTCTTTAACGAATCTAAATGAATGCTAAATAGAaaatctaaagaaataaaagatacctTTAACGGTTACTAGTAAAGTTACGCGGGCAAAGAAGTTAATACAAAACTAAAAGCTGTTACGTTAATGTACTCTTTATAAACGCAACAGTTTTTATTGTTGATTTTTTGTGATATGAGTACAAAAAATTGTTCTCCCAGTGTAGATCATTAACGAAACTTTATATTGTATGAATCGGATCACGGTGTAAAACGAAGCACGCGAGGCTAGCGTGTAAAATCGGGCAAATAGCGGAAATAATAACGTGCGGAGATTGTACGATAACATAACGTCGCAATCGGTGCGTATGTATAGTGGGAAGCTCCTGACGCAACGCGCGGATTTCCACGTATATCGGAATAAAAAGTAGTGCGAATGTAAAGGTACCTCCTTATTCGTTTCTTCCAAGTATCTCTATAGAAGAAGCACAATAGAGATTGATGCAAACGCCAAGTCACGATTTTGTACGTTGtaaaatgaaaaggaaaagacgaaagaaaaataagacaCATCGTTCCAAAGCATGTTGCGTAACATGGGTAGACGCGTCTACGTCGAGCTGCAGCACGTTCTGATTTCTCGGAAACACCTGGTGTTCAACGATTTCGCGCCAATTTCTGGGGAACGAGGAAGCACAGAAGTTGCTTGCCTGTGCCATGcgaataaataattggaaattttcttaCGTAGTTATTAGAGAGCGACTCGGCACGAAACTCGAAACGCAGTAAACGAAAGCATAGAACTTTTGAaggatttatatttatcttccgTTGTACAAACACAGAGAACAAAACAATGGAAAATTCGAGGATTTATCGGTCGATCTAAGTGTGCTTTAAATTTAACGTGGTTTCAAGTATTTGCATATAATCTTACGATCGTGCAAGGTACGAAATGATTGAGAGATTGCATAATATAGATATGGAAAGTATTAGTCACAGTCAATGGTGTTTCCTTAAAGCTAATTACGAGTATCCTTCTATCATACGTTACAGTTcgtgataatattttacattgcGTACACGTGAAAAATCGTTTTGCTCGATTTAAgtacgaaataaatgaaaatgatacaCGAGAAAAAATAATGCGTTcgagcaaaaaaaaaaaaagacgtttACATCACAATTGACGGAAACGTAACTCGCCGTATGCAATCGACATACCAGAGGTACCAATGTGTATGGTTGAGGCAACATCATATCTGCATCGTTCCTCTTTGCACGCGAACGTCATCCATATGCATTCTCCGGCTGATCGAAGaaatctctctttctctttctctcttacgCGAACTTCCTAGACCATTAAATATGATTACCTGGCTTGCGGCACGTTAAATAACGGGATTTGCTAACCAACAGTCTGCGTGTCTTGCTATATACGAAAGCATCGGTTAGCACGTTTTAAAACTCGCCTGGTCGCTAGGAGATAAACCTGGCTAATGGTTGTTGTATCTTAAAGACCtggtaaatattatacagtaaCGAAGCCTCGTTTTACCGTGGTTTATAAATTgcttattattaaaaacagaTGCACTATCCGCGGTAGCCACCCCCTCTTAACGTCCCGTATCgtcgaaaattcaatttcactaTCGAAAGCgttcattaattaaacgaatcagATACCGTTTAGTTTTTGTtacgattcgattcgatcatTTCCTGATATTTCGCTCGATGCGAAGCAAGTCGAACCGTGTACAATCTACTATTCACCTCGTCAATTAAGTACAATTATGCAATTCGTGGTAGCTTGCTTGTTTCTCTAAATCAGCGATAATTTCTTTGGCATGCGGTTCGAAATAGCGAGCAGGATGCTCCAATATAATTTTGCAATCGATAGACGAACGTTCGAAACACGATTGTGCTGCTTCGACATAGTTTCCCTTGATCGTTGGACAAGGTCGATAGAACGGATATTCGCAGAGGGCATTCGTCAATGAGCTGAAATTGTCGTAAGCACGTCTCCTCGTTTCTGGCGAATTCGCTGAGCCAAGCAAACCACAGTCGCGTACGTACGCGACACGCTTCTGTAATTTCGTACCGTGTGTACACGTAACATACTCCAACGTTGCGCTCTCGACGCCCGTCGAACACGCTTTTCCCagattttaaaattcgatCATACGGACACCGGAGTCACTTTCAGTTTCTATTTGTTATCAGATTAGCGAGAGCGTAAAGGGGAAACGAACGTTGCACGCGGAAATGAAATCAGGCTAAGAGGAGAAAGGGTTCTTCGTTTGGTAATTACTAGGAATTATGATTTCTTCAGATAATGTTATGCTTATCAAGAAAATGTCGTTAAGTTCGGAGACGACATTTCAATTGGGAaaaattctatagaaaatttattagctCGAGAAGCAGCGTCGTTGTGTAAGATTTTCatgaaacagagaaagaagaCAAGGGTTGGGACGATGGAAACATCGAGATTGCTCGAAGAGAACGGCGGGCGTAAACGTCGTCAAACTCTGCGGTACAAGTTCTTGCGCAGTTGAACGTTCATTTCGTTTTCCCTTTCTACACTATTAATTTGCGTGGCGATTCTATTCGCGTTAACGACCGTACAATTCATACGAGTCTTTTTCTCGCTGACATTTCGCTTACGGTAAAGCAAGtgtacctcataacgtaacaTTAATCGGTGAAAGTTCTGTCGCGATTCGTCCCGATCGCGTAACCGCCAACACAGCTTTTTCCCTTATCGAGCAATCTTATGTCTGCGAAGGTTACGTAATCGCTTtgttatgtataaaaaaatatcgctttattcatttataaaaaaacatattatACAATAGAATTTAAGGTTCGGGATCACGGTGAATACAATATTGGTATATTCGACTGACGTCTACTACGAAGGGCACGCTTGTTCGTCGATTGGTGTTCACGTTTCGACCAGCAAGCGTCTCGTGATCTCGGATGACCGAATTCACGAAATCAGCAATTGCGTCTTGTTGCAATTGATGGACAAGACGTACGTAGAAGGTCAAAGACTTTGATACTCTAGCGAGTACAAGCCTTTGCTTCACAAATGCTCGTAACCTCCATAACCTCCGCCAAGATCGTGTCCACCTCCTAAAGACAGTCCACCACCGAATCCACCTCCGTGTCCACCTCCGTATCCTCCACCGAATCCACCTCCGAAACCACCTCCGAATCCACCTCCGTGTTCCTTCACCACAATAGGTACAGCCTCTTTCACGACCACGGGCACCTTAACAGGGTAGGGCACTGGTTTTGGTACAGTGACCGGTACCTTGACAGGTACCTTGACCGGCAGAGGCACCTTTATTGGCACCTTGACGGGCACCTTCACAGGGTAAGGTATTGGCTTCTCGACCGGGTAAGGCACGGGCTTTTCGACTGTAACAGGGTAGGGCTGAGGCACGTGGACAGGGTATGGCTTGTCGATTGGTACTTTGACTGGTACACTGACGGGTACGGGGACATGTTTTGTGACCTCTACTGGGTAAGGTTCTGGCACGTGGACGGTCTTTGTGACCGTGACTGCCGGGACGTGTTCCGCGGATACATGTTCGCTGCTACCAAAGCCGCCTCCGAAACCTCCTCCAAGGCCAAATCCTCCTCCGCCTCCACCTCCATAACCTCCTCCGAAGCCATGATCACCCAAGCTAAGCTCCAAGCCACGTTTCGTCTTCTCCTCTTTTGGTTGGGCGCTGGACTCCGCGGTCTTTTTTGCTTCCTCGGCCACGGCCGATAGTACCAGGCCGCAGAAAAGTAAGATCTGGGGGAAATAAATCGTAGATTATTAACATTGTTTTGAATGATATTTTCTATTGGTTTTAGAGGGGATTTTGATggcgataaaattttttttcgcTATTACGAGCGATAAATATCGAGAAAACACTCGTGCAACATAAGTATTATTTGATCTTCTTAGGAGAAAAATACACCGATTCGACGAATATGCTTCGATTGATTTAACCAATTGCGTGAAGAAGGACAACACGCTGAAATTTTCACCGGTAACGTCAGTTTCGTTTGCGTGGTTCGAGAGACGGGAATTCAAGTGGCTGCCTTACTGGAGCTACTCACTTTCAGCTTCTCTGTGCTGTTCATGTTGGTCGACAGTGAGCACACTGGTTCCTCGATGGTCTACCCTCGCTTTTATAGGGGACGCAACCGCCAGTCCGGCAGGCAACTCGAGCGTGCCGATGAAATTGTTGCGGAGTAGGAAGTTaagagaaggaaaggaagagaacGACGCCGTGGACGACGCTTTCCTCCGTTAGCTTTTGTCAGCCAACATTTAGCAAGTCGCTTTGCGTTCCGTTCAATTTCTTCCTGAATGCTGCCTAAGCTTTCAAAGCTTCTTTAACAATTCGGCAAATCCTTTGAGACATTTTCGTCTCGTTCGATTCTTAATTTCACCTCTGTGCAACGACGCACCTCCAACTTCTATCTAGAACGAGTCGAAATTTGTCGAATCTTTGGAGGatgatagaaagaaaaatatcgatcgagTTTCGATTCAGATTATGCTCGTCCGGATTGTAGAGCGATCGCTTCAAACTTTCTCGTTACTTACGTACGTTTCCCGAGCCAGCGAGTTTTCAATTACAGGATGAACCATCAGAACGAACCGGTGCAACTAATACGGATTCGACTCTGACGGTGTCTCTTTTTAATCCGATTACTTCTCACAATACGTTCCTACATCTCTGCACTCACATTCCCGAGAGCTTCATTAATATTAAGAGCTTAATTAAAGCGAGAAGCGAATTATTAGAAGTTCTCGCAGGCATTCGAGTTACATCCTCCCGTATCTTTGCACCTTTTTCTCATTGCTTCTGAGAACGAAGGAGCTTCTTTTACTACGAAACTCTCTATACACTTGTGTGTGTAAGTTTAATCTACATTCCGTTGGAAACTTTTTGGTTTGGAATAAAACGTTCCTTCTTGGTTATACGCTCCTATTAAATTCAGTTAGCGTACTTTAATGATTTCTTCGATACAAGGTAACGGTATTATTGGTACGATACGAGGAAAGAACTATTTGAAAACGAAGTAGGAGATCAAGTTTTAAACGACGAAGgatcgtaataataaaacgatCTCTATTCTTGAAAGTAAAACCAACGGAATCGTCGTCGTAACAGATATATCGATTACTCGATCGAACGTTATTTGCGGTTCATTCGCGTATGATTCAGAGTTACCGCCTGCAACGATTTTTGGTTATCACTCGGAGATCCCACGGGCACGGTTAATTTCAGAATGACTTTGTACCTCGATCTCGCCTATTGGAAAGCATTAGAATATCCCTGCGTATCCATGGTTTATCAGGCTTATCGGCGggaataaatttccatatatCTGAATTTGAATCTCCATATTTGAAtctgaaaatattgatttgaCTCGTAGCCGGGCTAGCATGATGCGTTTCGACGGGCCGAGCCATCGCGACGTCGGTTCGATTGGGTTAGTCCGATCGGGCTGAATGAAAAGTGAGAGGAAGATGTTTGTCGATAGTTTCTGTCTCACCTTCAACCTGGATTAAATTGTTTTCGATGAATTTATAGTGATTTGCTGCGGTTGCAATCTCCTCGAACTAGAAAGTGATTTCCATATGAGAACGAAGTTTATCGATAGAAGTTCGATAGCCGTCTGTGCGTCATCGTGACGTGAAAGCGATCGGTGAATATgaagtttggaaatttatgCTATGGCATATCGATTTGATATCGTCTCAAATGTCGAAGAGAAAATGTTAAGACGTACGTTGAATGACATAACGACGCACTTTAATTAGACGAAACGTCGCGCCGGTAACCTGGTAATTGCGCAAGCCACTGTGACGCGAATGTGCTTGTTCGACGTTGCAGTTTCATTCATTGAATTTAAAGCTAATAACACGGATCGATGCTACGACCTGGTCAATTTTCCTGcgattaattgtaatttccaTACCGACACTGATATGTTTCGTGCTGCTATTACGTCGCATTTACCCTACAAGAATTAAAACGCGTGAAAGGTGTTAAGATCCATAAAATACGATCTGCGATACCTTCCACTTCTTCGGTTTTTGCGAACGCTCGTACGTTCGTTTTACGTCGATGAATACGCAATTATGTAGtttctccaattttttttctttttactgaATCGGTATTTGTTAAGCAATTTGAAGTATTTCAGACGGATTATCTATCGGTGATTTGAATATcctcataaatatttatataaaaagacacatgttaagaaattgtttttaattatgatCTGCTTGACCaaaatcgtttaatttattccGTGCAACTCTGCaacgtaatattacgtacacgGAACTTTGTTAAGTACTCGAGATCGTATTACGTGGGGATTCTATTATACTCGTGTATGATTTTTGTCTACGATATTTCTGCCGACAGTTCTTGCTTTCTAGTAATTCACGGCTATTTGTAACACACCAATTACATAAACGTCTGCATATTGTACTTCCTGTTATCGATACGtcatgaattttttatcgGTGCCTTTGGTTCTCATTTTCCCAGACCGATCTCATGTttcttttccatctttcttttctttctcgttttaatTCAATCGTATCGTGAACCTTCGAATCATCGTCAGACGTGATTTTAGATCACATTCGAAGGAATCGAAGCCCTCGAACTTTGCATTCGTGCACTACGGTTACAGAAATGCAGCCTAAAGAGTACGAAGTAAATCCCTGTGGTCGACGAGCGTACAAGCAGACGGTAGGAGCGGAATTTTCGCGAAGTCTGCATTTCTGCTTCACCGACCGCAAACGTAACCTTATGCAATAATCGGAAAGGCTTTCGAGTCGGCCAGACCGTAGCTCTCATGAATATATGGATGGATGTTCTCGCTCAAGGTGTTTATCAAGCCGTTTTCCAGTTACGCCCTCTCCCCTTTTCGCCCTTTTCGCGACTTCCTCTCTTCCTCTAGAAGCAAACATAATTCGCGTTCTAGCATGCCTTCGCTAAAGGGATGCTAAAAGGTGTTTCGTCGTCTACCTTTACCCGTTCTCTTACCTTTTCACCTTCGTCTTGTCTTCTTCCTTTATTCCACTTGTCTACGGTCTCTATCCGGTATATTTATCAATAGTATTATATTGTGTGAATATTAATGAACAAGATTTTAAGCATTTAAATATTCAGCATAGTACATTTGTGGTAGAGATACTATCGAATCTAATTTAACGATTTCTCGCTTTCCCGTTAGGAAATGATGACGAATATCtcgagatatatttttttgccCTTTGCCCGACCAGTTAATGTTAAAGGTACATTGGAGTTGTAGCCAAGTAGAAACTTTTTCTGCTCACGATGGAAGACTCCTTTCTAGCACAGTGTGATACTTGTAATGAAAGTGGTCTCTGGTCAAATCACTTTGCATTAATTTCGTAAACCTGGTTAAAATATTGGCTAGCATGTCAGGAGTGAGAGTCACGTATAATGTCAAAGTATCTGTAAAATGGTTAGAAAACTGGTCCTGGTGAAAAGTTCCTGTCATCTAAACGAAATATCGACACACTCCTACTATCTGTGTTATTAATTGCCATCATTAGGTTTCACATCAACGCAAGACGTTTTCTCCTCTCTTCGGCCAGTTTATCGATCAGATTACAATACGTCCACAGCTCGTTAATTGCTACGATATGTGTACGATAGAAACCAATTATTAGCGTGTTTAAATGCGGCGCAACGTTGCAATTTGCTATCCGATGAATCAGCCAAAGGCGAACCAACGAACGATTCGTTTCACACGGCTACCGTAACGCATaagaatattgtaatttgttttctttcgcaAAATTAAGTCACCTGTTGCTCGAAGGAAGCTTAAACCTATCCGACACACTGACTTATTTTCCTGTTTTGTCTCATGAATTCGAGGAAAGTGTCGGGTAAAAGAAAACGACTGCCGCTAGAAACGCGCAACACGAAAGATCGGAGCCGGAGTAGCATTGACGTTAGCGACAATGGTGTCGTTCACCGTGACGCCTAACAACTTCCTTCGCATATCGTGTatctatcttttttaattaaccaaGCATCGAGCATAATGCCGGGAATCAGTCAATTAAGTACATAACATGCGCGTGTCCGAGACAAGAGGAGAAAGTTTCGCAGCGAGTCGCGTCCCTTTGCGAGTTTCGTTGTGGcgcatttacaatttttttccttatttaattacaactaCATTACCGATGGAAATCGACGAAAAACCGGCGTGCCGTGATTAATTACGGTTTAGCTCGATATCTGGAAACGTGTGCAATGGCACGCAAGTGTCATTACCTTTGTGAGGACAACGATCTAGCGATTTTCACCGGTGTTACGTATATTACCAAAAACTTTCTTGTGCGAGGTATTTTTGATCGCGTAATGAGAGGCTTGGAGGTTCTGAACTACATTATACGAGTAAAGATTTACGTACTCAGCAGCCCCGGTGAAAGAAACAAAGTACTCAAGGCTTCACAAATGGTTATCGGTCGATTTTATCCTCGATATTAAACCCTTAATTATACCCCTTTTATAACTTCACATCGATTAAACCTTGTTCCAGGTTCTgtcgttacatttattttctctcgATTTGATTACATAAACGTTACTTTATGCGTTGTACAATTGCTATAAGCAAATGCTTTAACACGCCACGAAATTTCGTTAGACGTTTAATCACATCTATTAGTTGATCGACGTAATCGAAGAATTCATTGCTgcaatttattgcaattaaattCGCTTTATCGAGCCACAAGAGACAGTACCGCGTGACGTAACTCTTTCGTAATAACGATATCAAATACGTGGCTAAAATACAGACAATGCAAGGGccaaaaaagaggaaaaggaaagaaattccCTTTAAGGAGAATTAGCGATCTTACGGTTCTTCTGTTCGATCGGAGAGatctgaaaaatattaccGTGTATCGAGAACGGAGAGGCATTGCGTAAGAGACCGAGGAGGTTCGATCGGAATTACGTCCGGAATCGTTTTTACGAGGCACGAGCGAGAACGACGGAATCTGAGGCGAGTAACGATCGCGCCGCTCCTTCCgaagtgaaagaaaaagaaacgccGAAGAAGACTGGTCGCTGCGATCATTGCACGCTAAATTGCTGGCTCCTCCTCGGCGAGTGAACGGACAAGAGAGCGATTCGAAACAGTTCGAATGTACAGGGGGTATGTTACGCGTGCGGCAGATCCGGGGATCCGGTAGTAATCAACCAGCTGGTTGGTAGCCCGTGGGAAAACGGCTTAACGCCGAACGAACGCCTTTGCACGGTGTGGTAGCACAATCGGTCCACTTTAATGTTGGCGGACGAGTAGGATTTTCCGGGGAGTGGGCCAGTAGCCACGGCGAAAGTGCCGGTATATATGCCAGTGATTGGCGCGATGTAACTTCAGTGTGCACCTTCGAACGATACCATGAGCACTCCACAGGTGAGCTCGCGGTTCCCCACTATATTCATACACGATACATATCATAGATTTTCGTACACGAAACGGACAAAGGGATAGGGATTATGTAAGGTGAGAAACGGAGAAAGTTCGCCAGCGATACGCGGTTGCATTGTTGCGgaacatttttcaaacagGGAGCTAAACTGAAGAAagcttctattttctattgttCTTTATTGCGCATTCCCTCGACACCGTTTCTCGATCTAACCGCGTCTAGAGTGTTAAACTTGTAGCCATAAGTCAGAAGAGCCGTGTTCTTATCAATATTATGATAACATGTTCATGATAACTTACATTTATCGCTAGAGCTTCGTATATTGCTTTCGCCACACACTTTCTCCCGTTAGGATATTATATAAGTTAGCTATTTTCAACAACGTAAATCACATTCGACGTAAGGAAACGTACAGACACCGCACACGATACATCACGTCTGTCGAAATACATCGTTCGTTCACTTAACCATGTTTATACCTTCAGAAGCTTATATTACTCGCCTTGGTGGCGACAGCCCTGGCCGGGGATGCTAAGGAGTCGAGCACTAAACCCGCCATtgagacgaaagaaaagagcAAGCGAGGACTAGAACTGAGTCTTGGAGGCGGTGGTGGCCTAGGCAGCTACGGAGGCCTGGGAGGTCATGGAGGTTTGAGTCTCGGCGGAGGCCTGGGAGGCCACGGAGGTTTGAGTCTCGGTGGAGGCCTTGGTGGAGGTCTCGGCGGAGGTCTAGGTGGAGGATTGGGAGGAggcggaggaggaggaggaggcgGTGACGGAGGTCGTATAACTGGTATCACGATTCACCGAGAGAATCAAGTTCGTGTACCACAACCGTACGCAGTCGAAAGGAACGTAGCTGTACCGTACCCGGTCCCAGTTAAAATTCCCGTGGATAACCCAATCCCTGTGCACGTACCGAAACCTTACCCAGTTCCAGTAGAGAAAGCAGTACCGGTGCCAGTGGAGAAACCGGTCCCAGTGCCGTATTCCGTGCCCGTCAAAGTGCCCGTCAAGGTGCCTTACCCGGTTAGCGTGCCAGTAAAGGTTCCGGTCGCGATCGAAAAGGAGGTTCCTTATCCAGTCAAGGTTCCTGTCGTCGTTAAGGAGTCCTACCCTGTTTTGGTtagcggtggcggtggcggcggcggcggttTTGGAGGTGGATTTGGAGGTGGATACGGAGGTGGATACGGAGGTGGACACGGAGGTGGATTCGGAGGAGGTGGTTTTGGAGGACACGAACTGTCCCTCGGCTTACATCATTAGATAAGGATGAACTTCATCGACGTGGATCTTCATTCACActcatatatttgtatataatgattatatttttttatgcaaaataaatattaaattattaaacggTGTTTGTATCTATCGTTTTGATTAGTTACAACGATTA of Bombus pascuorum chromosome 6, iyBomPasc1.1, whole genome shotgun sequence contains these proteins:
- the LOC132907890 gene encoding uncharacterized protein LOC132907890 yields the protein MNSTEKLKILLFCGLVLSAVAEEAKKTAESSAQPKEEKTKRGLELSLGDHGFGGGYGGGGGGGFGLGGGFGGGFGSSEHVSAEHVPAVTVTKTVHVPEPYPVEVTKHVPVPVSVPVKVPIDKPYPVHVPQPYPVTVEKPVPYPVEKPIPYPVKVPVKVPIKVPLPVKVPVKVPVTVPKPVPYPVKVPVVVKEAVPIVVKEHGGGFGGGFGGGFGGGYGGGHGGGFGGGLSLGGGHDLGGGYGGYEHL
- the LOC132907894 gene encoding H/ACA ribonucleoprotein complex subunit 1-like, whose translation is MSTPQKLILLALVATALAGDAKESSTKPAIETKEKSKRGLELSLGGGGGLGSYGGLGGHGGLSLGGGLGGHGGLSLGGGLGGGLGGGLGGGLGGGGGGGGGGDGGRITGITIHRENQVRVPQPYAVERNVAVPYPVPVKIPVDNPIPVHVPKPYPVPVEKAVPVPVEKPVPVPYSVPVKVPVKVPYPVSVPVKVPVAIEKEVPYPVKVPVVVKESYPVLVSGGGGGGGGFGGGFGGGYGGGYGGGHGGGFGGGGFGGHELSLGLHH